From the genome of Virgibacillus siamensis, one region includes:
- a CDS encoding response regulator has translation MNTKRTKILLIDDHKLFREGVKRILEFEPSFEVVAEGDDGLVASKLVKEYHPDVVLMDINMPTMNGVQATSDLVRHFPDTNVIILSIHDDESYVTHALKTGAQGYLLKEMDSDSLIEAIKVVSEGGSYLHPKVTHNLVQEYRRLAQENMSRVAEKNLEYRKPLHLLTRRECEVLQLLADGKSNRAVAESLYISEKTVKNHVSNILQKMNVNDRTQAVVSAIRKGWVEVTY, from the coding sequence ATGAATACGAAACGAACCAAGATTTTATTGATTGATGACCACAAGCTTTTTCGCGAAGGTGTTAAGCGAATTCTTGAATTTGAACCATCCTTTGAAGTCGTAGCTGAAGGTGATGATGGGCTGGTAGCATCCAAACTAGTGAAAGAATATCATCCGGATGTTGTACTTATGGACATCAATATGCCAACAATGAATGGTGTACAGGCAACATCGGATCTGGTAAGACATTTTCCTGATACAAATGTTATCATTCTATCTATCCATGACGATGAAAGCTATGTAACACATGCACTGAAAACAGGTGCACAAGGTTATCTGCTAAAGGAAATGGATTCTGATTCGTTAATCGAAGCGATTAAAGTGGTCAGTGAGGGAGGTTCCTATCTCCATCCGAAAGTAACACACAATCTGGTGCAGGAATATCGTCGTCTTGCCCAGGAAAACATGTCCAGGGTAGCTGAAAAAAACCTGGAATACCGAAAACCATTACATTTATTAACAAGACGCGAATGTGAAGTGCTGCAGCTTCTTGCAGATGGTAAAAGCAATCGCGCCGTTGCGGAATCATTATACATCAGTGAAAAAACCGTTAAAAACCATGTCAGCAATATATTGCAGAAAATGAATGTGAATGACCGTACACAGGCGGTTGTATCAGCTATTCGCAAGGGCTGGGTGGAAGTAACATATTAA
- a CDS encoding DegV family protein — protein MKVAIMTDSTAYLSEELQEQYDIHVVPLSVVFGDTSYREGIDITTEKFYQKVKASEKLPKTSQPSIGEITEKFEELSADYDAVISIHLSSGISGTYQAVASAGEMVEGIDVYPYDSEISCMAQGFYALEASEMATAGKNPREIIDQLDHMKQSVRAYFMVDDLSHLQRGGRLNGAQAIVGSLLQVKPVLHFVDKVIVPFEKIRTRKKALNRIIGLLEEDAKKGRDMKVVFIHANHEQSAIELKNRVDGDYSNMDSMISYFGPVIGTHLGEGAIGVCWYMK, from the coding sequence ATGAAAGTTGCTATAATGACGGATAGTACAGCATACCTTTCAGAAGAATTGCAAGAGCAATATGATATCCATGTTGTTCCATTAAGTGTTGTATTCGGTGATACATCTTATCGTGAAGGAATCGATATTACAACCGAAAAATTCTATCAAAAAGTAAAAGCTTCCGAAAAACTTCCAAAAACCTCTCAGCCGTCGATTGGAGAAATCACGGAAAAATTTGAAGAGCTATCTGCTGATTATGATGCTGTCATTTCCATCCATTTATCAAGTGGCATCAGCGGCACATACCAGGCGGTTGCAAGTGCCGGTGAAATGGTTGAAGGTATTGATGTATATCCATATGACTCTGAGATTAGCTGCATGGCACAGGGGTTCTATGCGCTTGAAGCATCTGAAATGGCAACTGCCGGTAAAAACCCGCGGGAAATTATCGATCAACTTGACCACATGAAACAAAGTGTACGTGCCTATTTTATGGTTGATGATTTAAGTCATTTACAGCGTGGGGGACGTTTGAACGGAGCGCAGGCAATAGTCGGCAGTCTGCTGCAAGTAAAACCGGTTCTGCATTTTGTCGATAAAGTAATTGTTCCATTCGAAAAAATTCGCACACGGAAAAAGGCGCTTAATCGGATTATCGGTCTGCTTGAAGAGGATGCCAAAAAAGGGCGGGACATGAAAGTTGTTTTTATTCATGCCAATCATGAACAATCAGCTATTGAATTGAAAAACAGAGTAGATGGTGATTATTCGAACATGGACAGTATGATCAGTTATTTTGGTCCCGTAATTGGCACGCACTTGGGTGAGGGTGCGATTGGTGTCTGCTGGTATATGAAATAG
- the prfB gene encoding peptide chain release factor 2 (programmed frameshift) — MELTEIGHELESMEKRINDFRGSLDLDTKKDRIKELELEMASPGFWDDQDKAQKVIGEVNGLKEYVVNFEKLVEELDNLNVSYELVKEENDQELYAELESDVKSVKKEIGNFELQMLLSEPYDANNAILELHPGAGGTESQDWASMLLRMYQRWAEGKGFSVETLDYQPGDEAGVKSVTLLIKGHNAYGYLKAEKGVHRLVRISPFDSSGRRHTSFTSCDVMPEMTDDVDIEIKTEDIKIDTYRSSGAGGQHVNTTDSAVRITHLPTKVVVTCQSERSQIQNRERAMKMMKSKLYQLELERQKEEVAALRGEQKEIGWGSQIRSYVFHPYTMVKDHRTNVEAGNAQGVIDGDLNQFIDAYLRSQLN; from the exons GTGGAACTTACTGAAATTGGACATGAACTGGAAAGCATGGAAAAACGAATCAACGATTTTAGGGGGTCTCTT GACCTGGATACGAAAAAAGACCGTATCAAAGAATTGGAACTGGAAATGGCATCACCCGGTTTCTGGGATGATCAGGACAAAGCCCAGAAGGTTATAGGTGAGGTTAATGGGCTGAAAGAGTATGTCGTTAATTTTGAAAAGCTTGTTGAGGAACTTGACAATCTCAATGTTTCATACGAGCTTGTAAAAGAGGAAAATGATCAGGAATTATATGCTGAGTTGGAAAGCGATGTAAAGTCTGTTAAAAAAGAAATCGGAAACTTTGAATTGCAAATGCTGTTAAGTGAACCATATGACGCAAATAACGCGATTCTTGAATTGCATCCGGGTGCCGGTGGTACAGAATCACAAGATTGGGCAAGCATGCTTTTACGAATGTACCAACGCTGGGCAGAAGGAAAAGGCTTTTCTGTGGAAACACTTGATTATCAACCGGGGGATGAAGCCGGTGTTAAAAGTGTTACACTGTTGATTAAAGGACACAATGCCTACGGTTATCTGAAAGCTGAAAAGGGTGTTCACCGCCTTGTTCGGATTTCGCCATTCGACTCATCCGGCCGCCGTCATACTTCATTTACTTCCTGTGATGTAATGCCGGAAATGACTGATGATGTTGATATTGAAATAAAAACAGAAGATATAAAGATTGATACGTATCGGTCAAGCGGTGCGGGAGGACAGCATGTTAATACAACCGACTCTGCAGTTCGGATTACACACCTTCCGACAAAAGTGGTGGTGACCTGCCAGTCAGAGCGGTCGCAAATCCAAAATCGTGAACGGGCGATGAAGATGATGAAATCAAAATTGTACCAATTGGAGTTGGAGCGCCAGAAAGAAGAGGTTGCCGCGCTTCGTGGCGAACAAAAAGAAATTGGCTGGGGCAGTCAAATTCGGTCGTACGTATTTCATCCGTATACGATGGTTAAAGACCATCGTACAAACGTTGAAGCAGGAAATGCACAAGGTGTAATCGATGGCGACCTGAACCAATTCATTGATGCATATTTGCGTTCACAATTAAATTAG
- a CDS encoding DEAD/DEAH box helicase, with protein sequence MQLQLEHDFISRYDGKLLLRREIPINKTAFEQLLQSSYFTSVPSFERKLYQLECQRCGNRKTSLLGKMPCLRCEKTHGYCRKCIQMGRVIECEPLYEWSGPKAVWPEHPDACSWKGKLTSVQQHAAERITAAIKHNETELLVWAVCGAGKTEMLFPGITETLRMGKRICIATPRTDVVRELLPRMRDGFSSVYIQGMYGESRERDGTAQMIIATTHQLLRFKHAFDVIVIDEIDAFPYHSDPSLAFAAERARKANSTTIYLTATPRRNHRHRIAMKKLPHIFVPSRFHGYPLPVPVLRMSFSLRKALKQYHPPKVFKDWIQKRTNPNRQLLIFVPTINLANHLIPNLKAIRLDNITAVHASDKDREEKIEKFRNRHIQTLVTTTILERGVTFPSVDVAVLDAGHTVFDEAALVQIAGRAGRSPDDPTGEVVFFHDGKTNAMAEAVQSIKKMNKRGGFS encoded by the coding sequence ATGCAACTTCAACTGGAACATGATTTTATTTCCAGATATGATGGAAAGTTACTGCTGCGAAGAGAAATCCCCATTAATAAAACCGCTTTCGAACAACTTCTTCAATCTTCTTATTTTACATCTGTTCCATCGTTTGAAAGAAAACTTTATCAGCTGGAATGTCAGCGTTGCGGCAACCGAAAAACATCCCTGCTAGGAAAAATGCCGTGTTTACGCTGTGAAAAAACACATGGTTATTGCCGGAAATGCATTCAAATGGGAAGGGTAATTGAATGTGAGCCTCTGTATGAATGGTCGGGGCCAAAGGCAGTTTGGCCAGAGCATCCTGATGCCTGCAGCTGGAAAGGTAAACTGACTTCGGTGCAACAGCATGCAGCCGAACGGATTACCGCGGCAATTAAACACAATGAAACTGAATTACTGGTATGGGCAGTGTGTGGAGCAGGAAAAACTGAAATGCTGTTCCCGGGAATAACAGAGACCCTCCGGATGGGAAAACGGATTTGTATTGCCACGCCAAGAACCGATGTTGTGCGTGAATTGCTTCCACGAATGCGTGATGGGTTTTCCAGTGTTTATATTCAGGGAATGTATGGCGAAAGCCGTGAACGAGATGGAACAGCCCAAATGATTATTGCGACGACCCATCAACTGCTTCGCTTTAAGCACGCATTTGATGTGATTGTCATTGATGAAATTGATGCATTCCCATACCATTCAGATCCCTCGCTTGCCTTTGCTGCCGAACGTGCCAGAAAAGCAAACAGTACTACTATTTATCTGACTGCAACACCACGCCGGAACCACCGTCATCGGATCGCAATGAAAAAACTTCCACATATTTTTGTTCCGAGCCGATTTCATGGTTATCCATTACCGGTCCCGGTTTTGCGTATGTCCTTCTCATTACGAAAAGCTCTTAAACAGTACCATCCCCCGAAGGTTTTTAAGGACTGGATACAAAAAAGAACAAATCCCAACAGACAACTGCTTATTTTTGTTCCTACAATTAACCTCGCGAACCATCTTATTCCGAACCTTAAAGCAATCCGATTGGATAATATAACTGCAGTACATGCATCTGATAAGGATAGGGAGGAAAAAATCGAAAAGTTTCGAAACAGGCATATTCAAACACTTGTTACAACAACAATTCTGGAGCGGGGTGTTACATTTCCATCAGTTGATGTAGCAGTGTTGGACGCTGGACATACAGTTTTTGATGAAGCCGCCCTTGTACAAATAGCAGGAAGGGCTGGAAGAAGCCCGGATGATCCAACCGGAGAGGTTGTATTTTTTCATGACGGAAAAACGAATGCCATGGCAGAAGCGGTTCAATCCATCAAAAAAATGAATAAACGGGGAGGTTTTAGTTGA
- a CDS encoding YigZ family protein, which produces MLSSYYTVKKETANEFIVQKSRFIGYVKRTDTEDAAQEFIQQIKKKHHDATHNCSAYMIGENNQVQKANDDGEPSGTAGVPILEVLKKRDLKDTVIVVTRYFGGIKLGAGGLIRAYGNAASRAIETAGVVERRLMNGFSITVDYPLLGKLENELRNSEHVLDSIQYLEKVEFIVFVRDGFEENFLDWITNLTSDTAKVTEKGTAYVEIDV; this is translated from the coding sequence ATGCTCTCTTCTTATTATACCGTAAAAAAGGAAACTGCAAATGAATTTATCGTTCAGAAGTCACGATTTATCGGCTATGTTAAACGCACAGATACAGAAGATGCTGCACAAGAATTTATTCAGCAAATTAAAAAGAAGCACCATGATGCCACCCACAATTGCTCCGCGTACATGATTGGTGAAAATAATCAGGTTCAAAAAGCCAATGATGATGGTGAACCAAGCGGAACGGCTGGTGTTCCAATACTTGAGGTCCTTAAAAAGCGTGACCTGAAAGATACCGTAATCGTTGTTACCAGGTATTTTGGCGGAATCAAGCTTGGTGCCGGCGGCTTGATACGTGCATATGGAAATGCAGCGTCGCGCGCAATTGAAACCGCTGGCGTTGTGGAAAGACGCTTAATGAATGGCTTTTCCATAACTGTAGATTATCCATTGCTTGGAAAATTGGAAAATGAATTGCGGAACTCTGAACATGTGCTTGATTCCATTCAATACTTGGAAAAAGTGGAATTTATCGTTTTTGTCAGGGATGGATTTGAGGAGAATTTCCTGGACTGGATAACCAATTTGACCAGTGATACTGCAAAGGTGACGGAAAAGGGAACTGCATACGTGGAGATTGATGTCTGA
- a CDS encoding sensor histidine kinase: MVQKLEQKTLDFVIDEMVDVVQNSKDEIFNISEESRKEYETLKRDLKKTKEEMAQHITDGDQLEQKVRYSRQQLSEVSKFFDRYSETEIREVYENTHKMQTQLAVLRQEEKELRNKREDLERRLVALDQTFERADGLAGKISVILTYLNDDFRQVNEMIAEAKEKQEFGLKIIEAQEEERRKISREIHDGPAQMLANILLRSELVDRTFRNGTVDEALKEIRSVRKMIRSSLYEVRRIIYDLRPMALDDLGLVPTIKKYIATIGDYNDSEIAFSSVGEEKRLNQKYEIAFFRLVQESVQNAIKHADATCIEVRLELNKANIVMEIKDNGKGFDPSMKHDKSFGLIGMRERVEMLEGNLSIDTSIGKGTTILIDVPYELS; this comes from the coding sequence ATGGTACAAAAACTGGAACAGAAAACATTGGATTTTGTCATTGATGAAATGGTAGATGTTGTGCAAAACAGTAAAGATGAAATCTTCAATATCAGTGAAGAGTCCAGAAAGGAATATGAGACACTTAAACGTGATTTGAAGAAAACAAAAGAAGAAATGGCGCAACATATTACAGACGGTGACCAGCTGGAACAGAAAGTGCGCTATTCCAGGCAGCAGCTTTCAGAAGTAAGTAAATTTTTTGACCGTTATTCAGAAACTGAAATACGCGAAGTCTATGAAAATACACATAAAATGCAAACGCAATTGGCGGTGCTTCGTCAGGAAGAAAAAGAATTACGAAACAAACGGGAAGATCTGGAACGCCGTTTGGTTGCATTGGATCAGACGTTTGAACGCGCCGATGGCCTGGCGGGGAAGATATCTGTTATCCTCACTTACTTAAACGATGATTTCAGACAAGTTAACGAAATGATAGCTGAGGCAAAAGAAAAACAGGAATTCGGACTAAAGATTATTGAAGCACAGGAAGAAGAGCGCAGGAAAATTTCCCGGGAAATCCATGATGGCCCGGCACAGATGCTTGCAAATATTTTATTGCGCTCCGAGTTGGTGGACCGGACATTTCGAAACGGAACCGTGGATGAAGCATTAAAGGAAATTAGAAGTGTTCGAAAAATGATACGGTCATCGCTTTATGAAGTCCGCCGGATTATTTACGATCTGCGGCCGATGGCTTTGGATGATCTTGGCCTTGTTCCTACCATCAAGAAGTATATAGCTACGATAGGCGATTATAATGATTCCGAAATTGCCTTTTCCTCGGTTGGTGAAGAGAAACGGTTAAATCAGAAGTATGAGATTGCCTTTTTTCGGTTGGTTCAAGAATCTGTGCAAAATGCCATCAAACATGCCGATGCAACCTGTATTGAAGTTAGACTGGAACTGAATAAAGCAAATATTGTAATGGAAATAAAGGATAATGGCAAGGGTTTTGATCCTTCCATGAAACATGACAAATCGTTTGGCTTAATTGGGATGCGGGAGCGTGTTGAAATGCTGGAAGGGAATTTATCCATTGATACTTCGATTGGAAAAGGAACTACGATTTTGATTGATGTTCCATATGAACTTTCATAA
- the hpf gene encoding ribosome hibernation-promoting factor, HPF/YfiA family, whose protein sequence is MKYNIRGENLEVTGAIRDYVERKISKLERYFDTPPTSDVHVNLSVYNDEQRIEVTIPMTNLLLRAEEQHLDLYAAIDLVVDKLERQIRKYKTKVNRKFRQKGSPKHVFAELEKEASTQVAEADEDDIEIVRTKRFNLKPMDSEEAVMQMDMLGHAFYVFTNALSGDTNVVYRRKDGRYGLIEPNS, encoded by the coding sequence ATGAAGTACAACATTCGTGGTGAAAATCTTGAGGTGACAGGGGCAATACGCGATTACGTAGAAAGAAAGATTAGCAAACTCGAACGATATTTCGATACACCACCCACATCCGATGTACACGTAAATTTAAGTGTCTATAACGATGAACAGAGGATTGAGGTTACGATTCCAATGACAAATCTGCTATTGAGAGCGGAGGAGCAGCATCTTGATTTATATGCGGCTATCGATCTTGTAGTGGACAAATTGGAAAGACAGATTCGTAAGTACAAAACAAAAGTGAATCGTAAATTTAGACAGAAAGGTTCTCCAAAACATGTGTTTGCTGAATTGGAAAAAGAGGCAAGCACCCAGGTTGCCGAAGCGGACGAAGATGACATTGAAATCGTCCGGACAAAACGATTTAATTTGAAGCCGATGGACTCTGAGGAAGCTGTCATGCAGATGGATATGCTTGGTCATGCTTTCTATGTCTTTACCAATGCGCTTTCCGGCGATACAAATGTTGTGTATAGACGGAAAGATGGAAGGTATGGACTGATTGAGCCTAACAGCTAA
- the nagB gene encoding glucosamine-6-phosphate deaminase, with protein MEIVKLKGYEEMSQKSSELVIKTIQEIDNPVLGLATGSTPEGMYGELIKAYRKNNVSFQNVTTFNLDEYVGLSGEDSNSYRYYMNEKLFHAVDIPIEHAHVPNGDTKTPEKECAEYEKLIRDVGYADLQILGIGLNGHIGFNEPGTSFDSKTHTIELDESTRQANARFFNSLEEVPTQAITMGIDTIMKSNKILLLVSGEKKAEAVQKLVQGEITEEFPASILQQHTNVVIIGDEAALSKL; from the coding sequence GTGGAAATTGTAAAATTAAAGGGTTATGAGGAAATGAGTCAAAAATCAAGTGAACTGGTAATCAAAACTATTCAGGAAATAGATAATCCGGTCCTCGGATTGGCAACAGGTTCAACCCCTGAAGGAATGTACGGGGAATTGATAAAAGCCTATCGAAAGAATAATGTTTCCTTTCAAAATGTGACAACATTTAATTTGGATGAGTATGTGGGACTTAGCGGGGAAGATTCGAATAGTTACCGGTACTATATGAATGAAAAGTTATTTCATGCTGTCGATATTCCAATCGAACATGCCCATGTGCCGAATGGTGATACGAAAACACCTGAAAAGGAATGTGCTGAGTATGAAAAATTAATTCGTGATGTCGGTTATGCAGACTTGCAGATTTTGGGGATTGGCTTAAATGGTCATATCGGATTCAATGAACCAGGTACCAGTTTTGACAGCAAGACACATACAATCGAACTTGACGAATCGACACGTCAAGCAAATGCACGATTTTTCAACTCATTGGAAGAGGTGCCAACACAAGCGATTACAATGGGGATTGATACAATCATGAAAAGTAATAAAATACTCTTGCTCGTGTCTGGCGAAAAAAAAGCCGAGGCTGTTCAAAAACTCGTTCAGGGTGAAATAACGGAAGAATTTCCGGCATCCATACTGCAACAACATACTAATGTTGTAATTATCGGTGATGAGGCTGCATTGTCAAAATTATAG
- the secA gene encoding preprotein translocase subunit SecA, with protein MAGLLTKIFGDGTKRQLSKLQKKVDQIEAMETEIEKLTDEELKQKTVEFKERHANGESLDDILVEAYAVVREGSKRVLGMRPFPVQLMGAISLHEGNIAEMKTGEGKTLASTMPAYLNAISGKGVHIITVNDYLADRDAREMGELYNFLGMTVGLNGNGLSKEEKREAYNSDITYGTNNEFGFDYLRDNMVLYKEQMVQRPLNFAIIDEVDSILIDEARTPLIISGSAQKSAQMYMQANSFVSTLKHETDYTYDEKTKGVQLTEEGINKAESYFNIENLFNLDHVSLTHHINQALKAHASMHRDTDYVVQEGEVIIVDQFTGRLMKGRRYSDGLHQAIEAKEGLQIQNESMTLASITFQNFFRMYNKLAGMTGTAKTEEEEFRNIYNMDVVAVPTNKPIIRDDKADMIYKSMDGKFRAVVEDIKVRYENGQPVLVGTVAVETSELISKLLKKAGVKHNVLNAKNHFREAEIIENAGQPGAVTIATNMAGRGTDIKLGDGVKELGGLAVIGTERHESRRIDNQLRGRSGRQGDPGLTQFYLSMEDELMRRFGSDNLKSMMERLGMDDSQPLESKMVSRAVESAQKRVEGNNFDARKTVLSYDDVLRQQREIIYKQRFDVIEETENLREIIEGMILSTLQRVVGANTQDELDENWELDSIVEYVHGNLLDYDDISVNDIKGKEPEEITEFIMDKVKERYDEKEEELSPEQMREFEKVIVLRTVDTKWMDHIDQMDQLRQGIHLRAYGQNDPLQEYQAEGFHMFEQMVVAIEEEVAKYVMKAQIRDNLQRQEVAKNTQAVSGDQEEKKKSRKPYVKTEDIGRNDPCPCGSGKKYKNCHGK; from the coding sequence ATGGCAGGTTTACTGACAAAGATTTTTGGTGATGGTACAAAAAGACAATTATCGAAACTGCAGAAAAAAGTTGATCAGATAGAAGCAATGGAAACTGAAATAGAGAAATTAACCGATGAAGAACTAAAACAAAAAACTGTGGAATTTAAAGAACGGCATGCGAATGGCGAAAGTCTGGATGACATACTTGTTGAAGCATATGCAGTAGTTCGTGAGGGTTCGAAACGTGTACTCGGAATGCGTCCTTTTCCCGTCCAATTGATGGGTGCGATCTCATTGCATGAAGGTAATATTGCCGAAATGAAAACAGGTGAAGGTAAAACCTTAGCCTCAACCATGCCTGCTTACCTGAATGCTATCTCCGGAAAAGGAGTTCATATTATTACAGTAAACGATTACCTTGCAGACCGTGATGCCCGGGAAATGGGGGAACTCTATAATTTTCTTGGCATGACGGTTGGTTTGAATGGAAACGGCCTATCAAAAGAAGAAAAAAGGGAAGCATATAACAGTGATATAACGTATGGTACAAATAATGAATTCGGCTTCGATTATTTGCGTGACAATATGGTTTTATATAAGGAGCAGATGGTGCAGCGTCCACTTAACTTTGCAATTATTGATGAGGTGGACTCAATCCTTATTGATGAAGCAAGAACCCCTTTAATTATCTCCGGTTCTGCACAAAAGTCTGCACAAATGTATATGCAGGCAAATTCATTCGTCAGTACGCTTAAACATGAAACGGATTATACGTATGATGAGAAAACAAAAGGCGTGCAATTGACAGAAGAAGGAATCAACAAGGCGGAATCTTATTTTAATATTGAAAACTTGTTTAATCTTGATCATGTATCATTGACACACCATATCAATCAGGCATTGAAGGCACATGCATCGATGCATCGTGATACAGATTATGTGGTACAGGAAGGCGAAGTAATCATTGTCGACCAATTCACCGGTCGTCTAATGAAAGGACGCCGGTACTCTGATGGGCTTCATCAGGCCATTGAGGCAAAGGAAGGGCTGCAAATACAGAATGAAAGTATGACACTTGCCTCGATTACATTCCAGAACTTCTTCCGGATGTACAATAAACTTGCTGGTATGACAGGTACGGCTAAAACGGAAGAGGAAGAGTTCCGTAACATATACAACATGGACGTTGTTGCTGTACCTACCAATAAGCCAATTATCCGGGATGACAAAGCGGATATGATTTATAAGTCGATGGATGGTAAATTCCGCGCTGTTGTTGAAGATATAAAAGTAAGATATGAAAATGGACAACCGGTTCTTGTCGGTACAGTTGCAGTTGAGACATCTGAATTAATTTCCAAATTGCTGAAAAAGGCCGGGGTAAAACATAACGTACTAAATGCGAAAAACCATTTTCGTGAAGCGGAAATAATTGAAAACGCCGGACAGCCCGGCGCTGTTACGATCGCAACCAATATGGCTGGCCGGGGTACAGATATTAAACTTGGTGATGGTGTAAAAGAACTTGGTGGACTGGCTGTTATTGGTACAGAACGGCACGAGTCACGCCGAATCGATAATCAGCTTCGTGGTCGTTCAGGACGTCAGGGAGATCCGGGGTTGACTCAATTTTATTTGTCTATGGAAGATGAACTAATGCGCCGTTTTGGTTCTGACAATCTGAAATCTATGATGGAACGGCTTGGAATGGATGATTCACAGCCGTTGGAAAGTAAAATGGTTTCAAGGGCAGTTGAATCGGCACAAAAACGTGTGGAAGGAAACAACTTTGACGCTCGTAAAACTGTATTGTCTTATGATGATGTGCTGCGGCAGCAGCGCGAAATCATATACAAGCAGCGTTTTGATGTTATTGAAGAAACAGAAAATCTTCGTGAGATTATTGAAGGCATGATTTTATCAACATTACAGCGTGTTGTTGGTGCGAACACACAGGATGAACTCGATGAAAACTGGGAACTGGATTCAATTGTTGAATATGTACATGGAAACCTTCTCGACTATGATGATATCTCGGTTAACGATATCAAAGGTAAAGAGCCTGAAGAAATAACCGAATTTATCATGGACAAAGTAAAAGAGCGCTATGACGAAAAAGAAGAAGAACTTTCACCGGAACAGATGCGCGAGTTCGAAAAAGTAATTGTGTTGCGTACAGTTGATACGAAGTGGATGGACCACATTGATCAAATGGATCAGCTTCGCCAGGGTATCCATTTGCGTGCATACGGACAAAATGATCCGCTGCAAGAGTATCAGGCAGAAGGTTTTCACATGTTTGAACAAATGGTTGTTGCTATTGAAGAAGAGGTTGCCAAGTATGTGATGAAGGCACAAATTCGTGATAATCTGCAGCGTCAGGAAGTGGCAAAAAACACGCAAGCGGTTTCCGGAGATCAGGAAGAAAAGAAAAAATCACGTAAACCATATGTGAAAACGGAAGACATTGGACGTAATGATCCTTGTCCATGCGGAAGTGGCAAAAAATATAAAAACTGCCATGGTAAATGA
- a CDS encoding ComF family protein — protein MNCLWCDGEIIPEISWTTLFMLPEPENLCDMCKTELVLLDGLRCKICSRKSKASVCGDCIWWGERNDPLSFNHSVFQYNDVMQEMITQWKYRGDYALGYAFQKQYRASFRQKSAMFPKNAVLVPIPLSSERLMERGFNQAVFLAGLLTLEIKDALSRIHGEKQSKKTRYERITAGNPFRVERAVSEPVILIDDIYTTGTTLRHAATVLKENDCPEVCSFTLVRG, from the coding sequence ATGAACTGTCTATGGTGTGATGGAGAAATCATTCCGGAAATTAGCTGGACAACGCTGTTTATGCTGCCGGAACCAGAGAACCTGTGTGATATGTGCAAAACCGAACTCGTATTACTGGATGGGTTACGATGCAAAATATGTAGCCGAAAAAGCAAGGCATCTGTTTGCGGCGACTGTATCTGGTGGGGTGAGCGCAATGATCCGCTCTCCTTTAATCATTCTGTTTTTCAGTATAATGACGTTATGCAGGAAATGATTACACAATGGAAGTATCGTGGTGACTATGCGCTTGGTTATGCTTTTCAAAAACAATATCGCGCCAGTTTTCGACAAAAGTCCGCCATGTTTCCCAAAAATGCTGTGCTTGTTCCAATCCCCTTAAGCAGCGAGCGACTTATGGAGCGTGGATTTAATCAGGCTGTTTTTTTGGCCGGCCTTCTGACACTTGAAATAAAAGACGCACTGTCCAGAATCCATGGAGAAAAACAATCCAAGAAAACCCGTTATGAACGTATTACTGCTGGAAACCCATTTCGAGTGGAGCGTGCTGTATCCGAACCTGTTATTCTAATTGATGATATTTATACAACTGGAACAACGTTAAGGCATGCCGCAACCGTTCTGAAAGAAAATGACTGCCCGGAAGTTTGTTCATTTACACTGGTACGCGGGTAA